The proteins below are encoded in one region of Flammeovirga kamogawensis:
- a CDS encoding TonB-dependent receptor codes for MKYILIFCLVIFQGLEAYCQNSLEGFIKDDKKNPIPYAIVQLTESNTTVRSDAKGKVVFKDLQEGTYTLYVNFLGYKPVTKKVVVSANTNFLIVLQEDVQELDQVVVYGKTEATLLREEAYAVEVIETEGLKNSTVDASQLLGRISGVNIRQDGGLGSSFDLSLNGLSGNRIRTFINGIPMDYFGTSLTLNNFPVNQIEGIEVYKGAVPIHLSSDALGGAVNVVTNHKPINYLDASYSYGSFKTHRASINAQYHNEKSGFTTRIKSFLNHSDNDYEIDVNLLDFESGKLDENTTKVKRFHDAYTSKMTWVEAGLMNKKYADELMFGVLVSDNFKEIQQNPYATGTPAFPVGEAFSKEEKLIYNFAYRKQDLFVKGLSLNSYVVFVDAVANNVDKSPNRYDWHGNYKADAHPTTGEMGRKSDFTMDTENLLGNINGEYAFANHHSVALNYSLNSLTVKGEDKYQPQNNTQFSNPNTVDKHVWGASYTYSVFDDKWSTIAFAKKYYYNLFAIQSNFQGTESSDFIYKNDALGYGIASTFKLKHFQFKTSYEKAYRFPESYELFGDGINVIPNQELLPEESDNLNFGVKYQTLKANNYQIEMNLFVRNTKNYIRFEPKMNRSFYVNDPKVISKGIDVTTSYVFSKKFTASLAGTYLDLRNNDKDQIVYNDRLPNEPYLFGNMTLVYNQVLPKKQMLSVTGISRYVHEFYLLWPSLAASESKSIIPSQLTFNIDLTYTFKEGKYNLSLLCANVLNAKVYDNLNQQKPGRAFSIKARYFIQN; via the coding sequence ATGAAATATATCCTCATTTTTTGCCTTGTCATTTTTCAAGGCCTAGAAGCATATTGCCAAAATAGTTTAGAGGGGTTTATTAAAGATGATAAGAAAAACCCTATTCCTTATGCTATTGTACAACTTACTGAAAGCAATACAACAGTAAGAAGTGATGCAAAAGGGAAAGTAGTATTTAAAGATTTACAAGAAGGAACTTATACACTTTATGTCAATTTTTTAGGCTACAAACCAGTAACAAAAAAGGTTGTGGTTAGTGCAAATACTAATTTTCTGATTGTACTCCAAGAAGATGTCCAAGAGTTAGATCAAGTAGTAGTTTATGGTAAAACAGAAGCAACCTTACTAAGGGAAGAAGCCTATGCTGTAGAAGTTATAGAAACAGAAGGTTTAAAGAACTCTACTGTAGATGCAAGCCAGCTTTTAGGAAGAATTTCTGGAGTAAATATTAGACAAGATGGAGGACTAGGATCTAGCTTTGATTTATCGTTAAACGGACTTTCTGGAAATAGAATTAGAACATTTATTAATGGAATTCCAATGGATTATTTTGGCACTTCTTTAACCCTTAATAATTTCCCAGTTAATCAGATTGAAGGAATTGAGGTGTATAAAGGTGCTGTTCCCATTCATCTTTCGTCAGATGCACTAGGTGGAGCAGTAAATGTAGTTACCAATCATAAACCCATTAATTATTTGGATGCATCTTATTCTTACGGCAGTTTTAAAACACATAGGGCTTCTATAAATGCACAATACCATAATGAGAAATCTGGTTTTACAACACGTATTAAATCCTTTTTAAACCATAGTGATAATGATTACGAAATTGATGTAAATCTGTTAGATTTTGAATCAGGCAAATTAGATGAAAACACAACAAAAGTAAAACGTTTTCACGATGCTTATACCTCTAAAATGACATGGGTAGAGGCAGGGTTGATGAATAAAAAATATGCCGATGAATTAATGTTTGGTGTTTTAGTTTCTGATAATTTTAAAGAAATTCAACAAAACCCTTATGCCACAGGTACACCGGCTTTTCCTGTTGGTGAGGCCTTCTCTAAAGAAGAAAAATTGATCTATAATTTTGCTTATCGAAAGCAAGATTTATTTGTAAAGGGACTCTCTTTAAATAGTTATGTAGTTTTTGTTGATGCAGTAGCCAATAATGTAGATAAGAGCCCGAATAGATACGATTGGCATGGGAATTACAAAGCAGATGCACACCCTACAACGGGAGAGATGGGTAGAAAATCTGATTTCACCATGGATACAGAAAACCTACTTGGTAATATAAATGGAGAATATGCTTTTGCGAACCACCATAGTGTGGCTTTAAATTATTCTTTAAATAGTCTTACAGTAAAGGGTGAGGATAAATATCAGCCACAAAACAATACTCAATTTTCTAACCCAAATACTGTAGATAAACATGTTTGGGGCGCATCTTATACGTATTCTGTATTTGATGATAAATGGAGTACAATCGCTTTTGCTAAAAAGTATTACTATAATTTATTTGCCATACAATCTAATTTTCAAGGAACAGAATCATCTGATTTTATTTATAAAAATGATGCTCTTGGCTATGGAATTGCCTCTACTTTTAAACTCAAACATTTTCAATTTAAAACCTCTTACGAAAAAGCGTATCGATTTCCCGAATCGTATGAGTTATTTGGTGATGGTATAAATGTTATTCCTAACCAAGAACTTTTACCAGAAGAAAGTGATAACCTAAATTTTGGTGTCAAATACCAAACCTTAAAAGCAAATAATTATCAAATAGAAATGAATTTATTTGTACGTAATACAAAAAACTATATAAGGTTTGAACCTAAGATGAACCGAAGTTTTTACGTCAATGATCCCAAAGTAATTTCTAAAGGAATTGATGTAACAACAAGTTATGTTTTTTCTAAAAAGTTTACAGCAAGTTTAGCAGGTACGTATCTCGATCTAAGAAATAACGATAAAGATCAAATTGTTTACAATGACCGATTACCAAATGAGCCTTACTTATTCGGTAACATGACGCTTGTTTATAATCAGGTGTTGCCTAAAAAGCAAATGCTTTCTGTAACGGGAATATCAAGATATGTACATGAATTCTATCTATTGTGGCCAAGTTTAGCTGCATCAGAATCAAAATCAATAATACCAAGTCAACTGACTTTTAATATAGATCTAACATACACATTTAAAGAAGGGAAATACAACCTCTCTTTGTTATGTGCAAACGTACTCAATGCAAAGGTTTACGATAATTTAAATCAGCAAAAACCGGGTCGTGCTTTTAGTATCAAGGCACGTTATTTTATTCAGAATTAA
- a CDS encoding PepSY-associated TM helix domain-containing protein — MKKLISKLHLILGLVSGLIVFIVSITGCIYTFEHEIQELTQPYRFVKEVKGKVLPPSIIKEIAYKATDGMDVQRIYYETPENASMALHYADDAPYFYLTFIDQYTGEVLKIKNLRTDFFTVILYLHISLLLPNGELIVGIATLVFFIMLVSGIVLWWPKNKKKNAVKQKFKIKWNGRWRRKNYDLHSVLGFYAAWVLLFTIITGLIWSFEWFENSLYFIASGGDTPQKTTYVSEVSSNNLTNSSLPAIDRAWYKVLEDDTTILGTTIYIPQKETDPIKIYSSPDYGTYGKLDWRYFDQYSLKELSDKNDFSGRYQNATTAQKIFRLNYDIHTGAILGITGKFIMFFISLISASLPITGFLLWLGRKKKKKGTLTKDRSLELV; from the coding sequence ATGAAAAAACTGATTAGTAAACTCCATTTAATTCTAGGTCTTGTATCTGGTTTAATTGTATTTATAGTGTCTATAACGGGTTGTATTTATACTTTTGAACACGAAATACAAGAATTAACTCAGCCATATAGATTTGTGAAAGAAGTAAAAGGTAAAGTTCTTCCTCCTTCTATAATTAAAGAAATTGCTTATAAGGCAACAGATGGAATGGATGTACAACGTATATATTATGAGACACCAGAGAATGCATCTATGGCGTTACATTATGCAGACGATGCTCCTTACTTTTATTTAACCTTTATTGATCAGTATACAGGTGAAGTTCTAAAAATTAAAAACCTTAGAACAGATTTTTTTACAGTAATTCTTTATTTACACATCTCTTTATTATTACCAAACGGAGAACTAATAGTAGGAATTGCTACTTTGGTTTTTTTTATAATGTTGGTTTCCGGAATTGTACTTTGGTGGCCAAAGAATAAGAAAAAGAATGCAGTAAAACAGAAATTTAAAATTAAATGGAATGGCAGATGGAGAAGAAAAAATTATGATCTCCATAGTGTATTAGGTTTTTACGCAGCATGGGTACTTCTATTTACAATAATTACTGGGTTAATATGGTCTTTTGAATGGTTTGAAAATAGCCTTTATTTTATTGCTTCTGGCGGAGATACTCCTCAAAAAACAACGTATGTTTCAGAGGTTTCATCAAATAACCTTACTAATAGTTCACTACCAGCAATTGATAGAGCGTGGTATAAAGTTTTAGAAGATGATACTACTATTTTAGGTACAACCATCTATATTCCTCAGAAAGAAACTGATCCAATTAAAATTTATTCATCGCCAGATTATGGTACGTATGGTAAATTAGATTGGAGGTATTTTGATCAATATTCCCTTAAAGAATTATCTGATAAAAATGACTTTAGTGGTAGGTATCAAAATGCAACTACAGCACAGAAAATTTTCCGTTTAAATTATGATATACATACAGGAGCAATACTTGGTATTACAGGTAAATTCATCATGTTTTTTATCTCCTTAATATCAGCGTCATTACCAATAACTGGCTTTTTATTGTGGTTGGGTCGAAAGAAAAAAAAGAAAGGAACACTTACTAAAGACCGTTCCTTAGAACTTGTATAA
- a CDS encoding TonB-dependent receptor domain-containing protein: protein MKFNLITISKHLLFISLLLCVTTLTYAQSKLTGNVKESSSSAAIEYATVALYNQEDNALVTGVVTDSEGKFSIPKVTEGTYKLTVAFMGFETATKENIKVSKGPVKLGTISLKEDSQMLAEIEVKGETLTAVTKVDRQVYDATKFENASGGTATDVLKNMPSVSINGEGDLSVRGSTGFVVLLNGKPVQSDAATILNQLPANAIKNVEVITAPSAKYDSEGKAGIINIITTKGAADRLYAQVNLRIGMPAIENYDNHNNPQRYGGDFTIAQQKNKINWSLGASYQRNDKAGRREGDVWTIIDERSDPNDGYRTNFPSDGERSYVEENYSGRFSFGYDPNENNTFNIAVMGGIRDKTRLADIYYNNNQKSDPTTGAPIGEPFSYYNHNSRNRQSDFFVSSVDYAHTFDNESKLSASVLYEYTMLGGPTYNDNQKGNFDTPEANQYYYLRERNTNDNPLNGFRANIDYSFKPMTFGQIDVGYQYRTLDHRGDFQYDSAVIIDGTPTGEWNQIHKYSSNLNLNRDIHSAYAQLAGEKGNWTYGVGVRGEYMDRVLDYQGTAPGATKEVLNYDYFKLFPSANLQYQINDGLAVKSAYSKRVERTTTFKMNPFKEKEHSETLEQGDASLEPEFIDLVELGAVQEIGDHTIFATAYFRNTQNLINRTNTIDSDSVLNRVYTNVGQSQVFGFELGTSLKLTKWWDFYLGGNVYHDHITGEFNYDDTDNLLLVSMPIDTQAWQYSFNVNSTFDITKTLSLNFAFNYLSERITAQGQDSRFYSPNLSVKKTFLDDRLAVNVQWLNMDMGVLETNEQRITTSGDYTAYGYGANAGAVVDNSFYTTTNYVYEVDQIMINITYNFNSLKNKSKGVKSEFGNKEF from the coding sequence ATGAAATTTAATCTAATAACAATAAGTAAACATCTACTGTTTATTTCATTGTTGCTGTGTGTGACAACACTTACTTACGCTCAATCTAAACTTACAGGTAACGTAAAAGAATCTTCTAGTAGTGCAGCTATAGAATATGCCACTGTAGCATTGTATAACCAAGAAGATAACGCTCTAGTAACTGGTGTAGTTACTGATTCTGAAGGGAAATTTAGTATTCCTAAAGTTACCGAAGGAACCTACAAATTAACGGTTGCTTTTATGGGATTTGAAACGGCAACGAAAGAGAACATAAAAGTAAGTAAAGGACCTGTTAAATTAGGCACAATTAGCCTAAAGGAAGACAGCCAAATGCTTGCTGAAATTGAAGTGAAAGGAGAGACCTTAACAGCTGTAACAAAAGTAGATCGCCAAGTGTATGATGCTACTAAATTTGAGAACGCATCGGGAGGAACAGCTACAGATGTACTTAAAAATATGCCATCTGTTAGTATTAACGGTGAAGGTGATTTATCTGTACGTGGATCAACAGGTTTTGTAGTTTTACTAAACGGTAAACCTGTACAATCTGATGCAGCAACTATTTTAAATCAATTGCCCGCAAATGCCATTAAAAATGTTGAAGTAATAACTGCTCCTTCTGCCAAATATGATTCAGAAGGTAAGGCAGGGATTATCAATATTATTACTACAAAAGGTGCTGCCGATAGATTATATGCTCAAGTTAATTTGCGAATAGGAATGCCTGCAATCGAAAATTATGATAATCATAACAACCCACAACGTTATGGAGGTGATTTTACAATTGCTCAGCAAAAAAATAAAATAAACTGGTCTTTAGGTGCTTCTTACCAAAGAAATGATAAAGCTGGTAGAAGAGAAGGAGATGTTTGGACTATTATTGACGAAAGAAGTGATCCGAACGATGGATATAGAACAAATTTCCCTTCAGATGGAGAAAGAAGTTATGTTGAAGAGAATTATTCTGGTCGTTTTTCTTTTGGGTACGATCCAAACGAGAACAATACTTTTAATATTGCGGTTATGGGTGGTATTCGTGATAAAACACGTTTAGCAGATATTTATTACAATAATAACCAGAAATCTGATCCAACAACAGGAGCCCCAATAGGAGAGCCTTTTTCATATTATAACCATAACTCAAGAAACAGACAATCAGACTTTTTTGTGAGTAGTGTGGATTATGCGCACACTTTTGATAATGAATCAAAATTATCTGCTTCTGTACTGTACGAGTACACAATGCTTGGTGGCCCAACATATAACGATAACCAGAAAGGAAACTTTGATACACCAGAAGCTAATCAGTATTATTATTTAAGAGAAAGAAATACGAATGATAACCCTTTAAATGGTTTTAGAGCAAACATAGATTATAGCTTTAAACCTATGACTTTTGGACAAATTGATGTTGGATATCAATACAGAACTTTAGATCATAGAGGTGATTTTCAATATGATAGTGCTGTTATAATTGATGGTACTCCAACTGGGGAATGGAATCAAATACATAAGTATTCTTCTAATCTTAATTTAAATCGTGATATCCATAGTGCGTATGCACAACTTGCAGGAGAAAAAGGCAATTGGACATATGGTGTTGGTGTTCGTGGAGAGTACATGGACCGTGTATTAGATTATCAAGGAACGGCTCCGGGAGCAACAAAAGAAGTTTTAAACTATGATTACTTCAAGTTATTCCCGTCAGCAAATTTACAATATCAAATAAATGATGGTCTTGCAGTAAAGTCGGCTTATTCTAAGAGAGTTGAACGTACAACTACTTTTAAAATGAATCCTTTTAAGGAAAAAGAGCATTCAGAAACTTTAGAACAAGGTGATGCAAGCTTAGAACCTGAATTTATTGATTTAGTAGAATTGGGTGCAGTACAAGAAATTGGCGATCATACTATTTTTGCAACAGCTTATTTTAGAAATACACAAAATCTAATTAATAGAACAAATACAATTGATAGTGATTCTGTTTTAAACAGAGTATATACTAATGTAGGACAAAGTCAGGTATTTGGTTTTGAACTTGGAACTAGTTTGAAACTAACAAAATGGTGGGATTTCTATTTAGGGGGTAACGTTTACCACGATCATATAACTGGTGAGTTTAACTATGATGATACTGATAACTTATTATTAGTTTCTATGCCAATTGATACTCAGGCATGGCAGTATAGCTTTAATGTAAATTCAACTTTTGATATCACTAAAACATTGAGCTTAAACTTTGCTTTTAATTACTTATCAGAAAGAATTACAGCACAAGGTCAAGATTCTAGATTCTACAGTCCTAACTTATCAGTAAAGAAAACATTCTTAGACGATCGTTTAGCTGTTAATGTACAATGGTTAAACATGGATATGGGTGTACTAGAAACAAATGAGCAACGCATTACTACTTCTGGAGATTACACAGCATATGGTTATGGAGCTAATGCAGGTGCAGTAGTAGATAATAGCTTCTACACTACAACAAATTATGTATATGAAGTAGATCAAATTATGATCAATATTACGTATAACTTCAATAGCTTAAAGAACAAATCTAAAGGAGTGAAGAGCGAATTTGGTAATAAGGAGTTTTAA
- a CDS encoding DUF4374 domain-containing protein — MNKQFLQSLLLLSSFSLFVSCDETTSTVTQPSVETGFVVGIEAATGTDILLTVDTITSGTISPVNQGIEQPAWMSFYAAGNMILASGYTSDNILTGYEFAGENTQLVATGQLVTDQGIFAATNVNDEEFLAVGTPREGFEDRVIYSIDKPSMSISERFLTKIDERKALDLVAFPTGILQRESKVYLSYYLMGSGAVVPAFATPLSDSARIAVYNYPSMEFDKYIKDDRTSDIGNYTSKTALQADENGDIYTFSTSSNATGFYPTPTKPSGFLRIKSGATAFDQDYFFNFEEKSGGMKINNAVYAGNGKMVVRTVTDDSQLWATYGPNTDTPICSITIADLNAQTVTKVTDVPLHGGEWGIAHLVKEGKVYLNISDSNGGYIYEIDPETATAKKGAKIDGHYAKGIFSLEKN; from the coding sequence ATGAACAAACAATTCTTACAATCACTTCTACTTTTAAGTAGCTTTTCTCTTTTTGTTTCATGCGATGAAACGACTTCTACCGTTACACAACCAAGTGTAGAAACAGGATTTGTTGTAGGTATAGAAGCCGCAACAGGAACAGACATTTTACTAACTGTTGATACGATTACTTCGGGCACAATTTCCCCTGTAAACCAAGGGATAGAACAACCTGCATGGATGTCTTTCTACGCAGCAGGAAATATGATTTTAGCAAGTGGATACACAAGCGATAATATTTTAACGGGTTATGAGTTTGCTGGAGAAAATACACAATTAGTAGCTACAGGTCAGCTAGTAACAGATCAAGGGATTTTTGCAGCGACAAATGTAAATGACGAAGAATTTTTAGCTGTAGGAACCCCAAGAGAAGGTTTTGAAGATAGAGTTATTTATAGTATTGATAAACCATCAATGTCTATTTCAGAACGTTTTCTTACTAAAATTGATGAAAGAAAAGCACTTGATTTAGTGGCATTCCCAACAGGTATTTTACAGAGAGAAAGCAAAGTATATTTATCTTATTACTTAATGGGATCTGGTGCAGTTGTTCCCGCTTTTGCAACACCACTTTCTGATTCTGCTAGAATTGCAGTATACAATTATCCATCTATGGAATTTGATAAATACATAAAAGATGATAGAACATCTGATATTGGTAATTATACTTCAAAAACGGCTTTACAAGCAGACGAGAATGGAGATATTTATACTTTCTCTACATCATCTAATGCAACAGGTTTTTATCCAACACCTACAAAACCATCTGGTTTTTTAAGAATAAAAAGCGGTGCTACTGCATTTGATCAAGATTACTTCTTCAATTTTGAAGAGAAAAGTGGAGGAATGAAAATTAATAATGCGGTGTATGCAGGTAATGGTAAAATGGTTGTTAGAACAGTAACAGACGATTCTCAACTTTGGGCAACTTATGGTCCAAATACTGATACGCCAATTTGTAGTATTACTATTGCAGATTTGAATGCACAAACAGTAACAAAAGTAACCGACGTTCCTTTACATGGTGGAGAATGGGGTATTGCTCATCTAGTTAAAGAGGGTAAGGTATACTTAAATATTTCTGATAGTAATGGAGGATATATTTATGAAATTGATCCTGAAACTGCGACAGCCAAGAAAGGTGCTAAAATTGATGGTCATTATGCAAAAGGAATTTTCTCTTTAGAAAAGAACTAA
- a CDS encoding helix-turn-helix domain-containing protein, producing MEQDIAFVNTLSASLFNLSNTIKIEKKNTSTFENRVWKNPNINGNFNIISNQSYEIYTISIEAREPINFVLDTNEDEVFLLFSLKKDGLKLNVNTNKETLLKTEVAYIRSNTRSEYQFINKEQIEVIVFSLKKQFFELPLIKLSIDELLHYFFNVEGGELDRSFKVNENINKILTEIQLNKKQGECALLYINAKVLELITEVLETFMVLEELEEGKDEKLIKVKRIITENINIHYSIPELAKMIGMNESYLKKRFKEVFKETIFEYANKKRMHQAKILLSSSCLPISIISDRVGYQHASHFSYAFKKYIGDAPNKYRTDNK from the coding sequence ATGGAGCAAGATATTGCTTTTGTAAATACACTTTCAGCATCTCTCTTTAATCTTAGTAATACTATTAAAATAGAGAAAAAGAACACATCAACATTTGAAAATAGGGTTTGGAAGAACCCAAACATAAATGGAAACTTTAATATAATAAGTAATCAATCTTATGAAATATATACAATCTCAATAGAAGCAAGAGAACCCATAAATTTTGTTTTAGATACCAACGAAGACGAGGTCTTTCTATTATTCAGTTTAAAGAAAGATGGCTTAAAATTAAATGTAAATACAAACAAAGAAACATTATTAAAAACAGAAGTTGCCTATATAAGAAGTAATACACGCTCAGAATATCAATTTATAAATAAAGAACAAATAGAAGTAATTGTCTTTTCTTTAAAAAAACAGTTCTTCGAATTGCCATTAATCAAATTATCTATAGACGAACTGCTTCATTATTTTTTTAATGTTGAAGGAGGAGAGTTAGACCGATCTTTTAAAGTAAATGAAAATATAAATAAAATCTTAACCGAAATACAGCTCAATAAAAAGCAAGGAGAATGTGCCTTATTATACATCAACGCTAAAGTTCTAGAACTAATAACAGAAGTTTTAGAAACGTTTATGGTATTAGAAGAACTAGAGGAAGGAAAAGATGAAAAATTAATTAAAGTAAAAAGAATAATTACTGAAAATATCAATATCCATTATTCTATTCCTGAATTAGCGAAAATGATAGGAATGAATGAGTCTTATTTAAAGAAACGTTTTAAAGAGGTTTTTAAAGAAACAATTTTTGAATATGCGAATAAGAAAAGAATGCATCAAGCTAAAATTCTGCTTTCTTCCTCTTGTTTACCTATCTCAATAATATCTGATAGAGTTGGGTATCAGCATGCATCTCATTTTTCTTATGCGTTTAAAAAATACATAGGAGATGCACCAAATAAATATAGAACAGATAATAAATAG
- a CDS encoding pyridoxal phosphate-dependent decarboxylase family protein, translating to MVTKLLIDNNNMNITQEKLDLSDLFNHDKDSIDKYKKGISTATQNVLSFLQNRTQPFSGVEHEELQKVVDKIDFKEAPTSSHLVFEELQEIYLKHAVAFHLPKYIAHLNCPIVIPSLIGEQILSAINSSLDTWDQSAGGTLIEQKLIDWTGKQIGYTTPDGVFTSGGTQSNLMAILLMRDSFYQKKQQYDVTKFGVNTDKGKLKIFCSECSHFSVKKSAALLGLGEDAVISIPVDEHFKMDSEALESAILKEFIDGNCPIGVVATAGTTDYGSIDPLKSIGVITERYQLWYHVDAAVGGGLLLSNEYKYLLDGIGKSDSTTIDYHKTYFQTVSCSGFIVKEPHNLNLISHHAEYLNPKASKDAGVPNQVDKSLQTTKRFDALKLWLTFRLMGTEKLGSYYDQTLGLTKVAADCIQNRKEFELLNPPSLHCLVFRFAPANLNAEQLNQLNILIRKKLFSNGQAVVAGTKFNGNNYLKFTILNPTMSKENFEEILSILSMIGKQLLEEEKQFI from the coding sequence ATGGTAACGAAACTATTAATTGACAACAACAACATGAACATCACACAGGAGAAATTAGACTTGTCTGATCTGTTCAACCATGATAAAGACAGTATTGATAAATACAAAAAAGGAATTAGTACAGCCACTCAAAATGTACTTTCTTTCTTACAAAATAGAACACAGCCTTTTAGTGGAGTTGAACACGAGGAACTTCAAAAAGTTGTAGATAAAATTGATTTTAAAGAGGCGCCTACTTCTTCGCATCTTGTATTTGAAGAACTTCAAGAAATCTATCTAAAACATGCAGTAGCTTTTCATTTACCTAAATACATTGCGCATCTTAATTGCCCGATTGTTATTCCCTCTTTAATTGGTGAGCAAATACTTTCTGCGATAAATTCCTCTTTAGATACTTGGGATCAAAGTGCTGGAGGAACATTAATAGAGCAAAAACTAATTGACTGGACGGGTAAACAAATTGGATATACAACCCCAGACGGTGTTTTTACTAGTGGTGGAACACAATCTAACCTTATGGCAATTCTATTAATGAGAGATTCTTTCTACCAAAAGAAGCAACAGTACGATGTAACAAAATTTGGGGTAAATACCGATAAAGGAAAGTTGAAAATATTCTGCTCAGAATGTAGTCACTTTAGCGTTAAGAAAAGTGCTGCGTTACTTGGCTTAGGAGAAGATGCTGTAATAAGTATTCCTGTTGATGAGCATTTTAAAATGGATAGTGAAGCATTAGAATCTGCTATTCTTAAAGAATTTATTGATGGCAATTGCCCCATTGGTGTAGTAGCAACTGCAGGAACAACAGATTATGGCAGCATCGATCCATTAAAAAGTATTGGAGTAATTACAGAAAGGTATCAATTGTGGTATCATGTAGACGCAGCAGTTGGTGGAGGTTTACTACTTTCTAACGAATACAAATACTTGTTAGATGGAATAGGAAAATCGGATTCTACAACAATAGATTATCATAAAACGTATTTCCAAACTGTTAGTTGCAGTGGCTTTATCGTAAAAGAACCTCATAATCTTAATCTAATAAGTCACCATGCAGAATACTTAAATCCAAAAGCTAGTAAAGATGCAGGTGTACCAAACCAGGTTGATAAATCATTACAAACAACCAAAAGGTTTGATGCACTAAAACTTTGGTTAACGTTTAGGCTTATGGGTACTGAAAAGTTAGGAAGCTATTATGATCAAACTCTTGGCTTAACAAAAGTAGCAGCCGATTGTATTCAAAATAGAAAAGAATTTGAACTGCTCAACCCTCCTTCTCTACATTGCTTGGTATTTAGATTTGCCCCTGCCAATTTAAATGCAGAACAATTAAATCAATTAAATATTCTTATTCGAAAAAAACTTTTCTCTAACGGACAAGCTGTTGTTGCTGGTACTAAGTTTAATGGTAATAACTACTTAAAATTTACTATCCTTAACCCAACAATGAGTAAAGAAAATTTTGAAGAAATCTTATCTATTCTATCTATGATTGGTAAGCAATTATTAGAAGAAGAAAAACAATTTATCTAA